In Pseudodesulfovibrio hydrargyri, a single window of DNA contains:
- a CDS encoding FliA/WhiG family RNA polymerase sigma factor codes for MAILNSSGKNSSSRNDPWLELEQGVKRWDDFSPRDRENIVRYYAPKIRILALRLKAKLPQSVELNELISAGSLGLLDALGKFNPELGIKFDTYSENRIKGAMLDELRRMDWFSRGLRQKVKVLEDSMRQIEHETGSPATTEQLCEHTGMTDKEVQQGLEALNNQVCLSLDTFQENLIGQKKMTDNEPFQSAAFQEIVDKVANLIEELTPREKLVISLYYGEELNMKETAEVMDITEGRVSQLHSQALNKLRKTFRARYENE; via the coding sequence ATGGCAATATTAAATTCTTCTGGAAAAAACTCCTCTTCCAGGAACGATCCGTGGCTTGAGCTGGAACAGGGCGTCAAGCGCTGGGACGATTTTTCGCCGAGGGACCGGGAAAACATCGTCCGCTACTATGCGCCCAAAATCCGGATTCTGGCGCTGCGGCTCAAGGCGAAGCTGCCCCAGAGCGTTGAGCTCAACGAGCTCATCAGCGCGGGCAGCCTCGGCCTTTTGGACGCCCTCGGGAAGTTCAACCCGGAGTTGGGGATCAAGTTCGACACCTACTCGGAGAACCGCATCAAGGGCGCCATGCTCGACGAGCTCCGGCGCATGGACTGGTTCTCCAGAGGGCTCAGGCAGAAGGTCAAGGTGCTCGAGGACTCCATGCGCCAGATCGAGCACGAGACCGGCTCCCCGGCCACCACGGAGCAGCTCTGCGAACACACCGGCATGACCGACAAAGAGGTCCAGCAGGGACTCGAGGCCCTGAACAATCAGGTCTGTCTCAGCCTCGACACCTTTCAGGAAAACCTCATCGGCCAGAAGAAGATGACCGACAACGAACCATTCCAGTCGGCCGCCTTTCAGGAGATTGTTGACAAAGTAGCCAATCTCATTGAAGAATTGACGCCGAGAGAAAAATTGGTCATATCTCTGTATTACGGAGAGGAACTGAACATGAAGGAGACGGCCGAGGTTATGGACATAACCGAGGGACGCGTCTCGCAGCTCCACTCCCAAGCATTGAATAAATTAAGAAAAACGTTCAGAGCTCGTTATGAAAACGAGTAG
- the flhB gene encoding flagellar biosynthesis protein FlhB produces the protein MIGQEDPSKTESATQKRREKQRKEGNVAKGQEIPKVMSLLSGVLVLRFMIGFYNDQFTEIYRWTFLEAINFNVDKPMAYALFTWGVQKMALLVVPFMVVIAFVAFLTMRLQVGSLWTTKPLEPKFGKLFNIMGGIKKLMISPDALLKLVKSLLQAMAVAIAPYIVIRQELPNLLPLFHANVQGIISFILAVGYKMVCYALIPMFIIAVADLVYERWNYEEQIKMTKDEIKDERKQAEGDPKVKQQQRQKMMQVMASRMFQDIPKADVVITNPTHYAVALQYDPLQAPAPLVLAKGVNKVAERIKEVAREHSIPIEENRPLAQALYKQVEIGETIPEELFQAVAAILAKLEKFKHRR, from the coding sequence ATGATCGGCCAGGAAGATCCAAGTAAAACCGAAAGCGCCACCCAAAAACGGCGCGAGAAGCAACGCAAGGAAGGCAACGTCGCCAAGGGGCAGGAAATCCCCAAGGTCATGAGCCTGCTCTCCGGGGTCCTTGTCCTGCGCTTCATGATCGGCTTCTACAACGACCAGTTCACCGAGATATACCGCTGGACCTTTCTCGAAGCCATCAACTTCAATGTCGACAAGCCAATGGCCTACGCCCTGTTCACCTGGGGAGTCCAGAAGATGGCCCTGCTGGTGGTGCCGTTCATGGTGGTCATCGCCTTCGTGGCCTTCCTTACCATGCGACTGCAGGTCGGCTCGCTGTGGACCACCAAGCCTCTGGAGCCCAAGTTCGGCAAACTCTTCAACATCATGGGCGGCATCAAGAAGCTCATGATCAGCCCGGACGCCCTGCTCAAGCTGGTCAAGAGCCTGCTCCAGGCCATGGCCGTGGCCATCGCCCCGTACATCGTCATCAGGCAGGAGCTGCCCAACCTGCTCCCCCTGTTTCACGCCAACGTCCAGGGGATCATCTCCTTCATCCTCGCCGTGGGCTACAAGATGGTCTGCTACGCGCTGATCCCCATGTTCATCATCGCCGTGGCCGACCTCGTGTACGAGCGCTGGAACTACGAGGAGCAGATCAAGATGACCAAGGACGAGATCAAGGACGAGCGCAAGCAGGCGGAAGGCGATCCCAAGGTCAAACAGCAACAGCGCCAGAAGATGATGCAGGTCATGGCCTCACGCATGTTCCAGGACATCCCCAAGGCGGACGTGGTCATCACCAACCCGACCCACTACGCCGTGGCCCTGCAGTACGATCCGCTCCAGGCCCCGGCTCCCCTGGTCCTGGCCAAGGGCGTGAACAAGGTTGCCGAACGAATCAAGGAAGTTGCGCGGGAACATTCCATCCCCATCGAAGAAAACCGCCCCTTGGCACAGGCTTTGTATAAGCAGGTGGAGATCGGAGAAACCATCCCGGAGGAACTGTTTCAGGCCGTGGCCGCCATCCTGGCAAAGCTGGAGAAATTCAAGCATCGCCGGTAG
- a CDS encoding MinD/ParA family protein, with the protein MSSNLPLVLSVTSGKGGVGKTNMSVNLAYSLSAAGKKVVLLDADLGLANVDVILGLAPQHNLFHLFHEEMTLDRILFDTPYGFRILPASSGVSDMVNLDKGQKLDLLDAMDSLEDSVDYLIVDTGAGINDNVLYFNLAVQERLLIITPEPTSLTDAYALIKVLKLHHGVEKFRVLVNMVKDVSMAREVYLKLLNACDHFLDGISLDLVGFVPYDQNVRNSVIAQTPFCHKFPKTPASVAVRQTAQKVKNWQVTPNTDGNIKFFWKKLLFQERSVA; encoded by the coding sequence ATGAGTTCGAATCTTCCCCTGGTCCTCTCCGTCACCTCCGGCAAGGGAGGCGTCGGCAAGACCAACATGTCGGTCAACCTGGCCTATTCCCTGAGCGCCGCGGGCAAGAAGGTCGTCCTTCTGGACGCCGACCTCGGGCTGGCCAACGTGGACGTCATCCTCGGGCTTGCGCCCCAACACAATCTCTTCCACCTGTTCCACGAGGAAATGACCCTGGACCGCATCCTGTTCGACACCCCCTACGGCTTTCGCATCCTCCCGGCCTCGTCGGGCGTCAGCGACATGGTCAACCTGGACAAGGGCCAGAAGCTCGACCTCCTGGACGCCATGGACTCCCTGGAGGATAGCGTGGACTACCTCATCGTGGACACGGGCGCGGGCATCAACGACAATGTCCTCTACTTCAACCTGGCCGTGCAGGAGAGGCTGCTGATCATCACCCCGGAACCCACCTCCCTGACCGACGCCTACGCGCTGATCAAGGTACTCAAGCTGCACCACGGGGTGGAGAAGTTCCGAGTGTTGGTGAACATGGTCAAGGACGTGAGCATGGCCCGCGAGGTCTACCTCAAACTCCTGAACGCCTGCGACCACTTCCTCGACGGTATTTCGCTCGACCTGGTCGGCTTCGTGCCGTATGACCAGAACGTGCGCAACTCGGTCATCGCGCAGACCCCGTTCTGTCACAAGTTTCCCAAGACCCCGGCCAGCGTGGCTGTCCGGCAGACGGCCCAGAAGGTCAAAAACTGGCAAGTAACCCCCAACACCGATGGCAATATTAAATTCTTCTGGAAAAAACTCCTCTTCCAGGAACGATCCGTGGCTTGA
- a CDS encoding flagellar biosynthesis protein FlhF, translating into MRMKTYRAATSTAAFAKVKSELGDEAVILSNKTVTENGCKCCEIVAAVDNQPARPARPQQDTKEGVVDAALRDSVGWQREWSQIKGQIMALMKPQMDPARLSPKQRVALEYLEREEVDERVLTHVYCTMRETENCPVMTALDPLLKATPFTSGTWTNTFHAFAGPGGAGKTSSLVRLALRMKKERPGMRLCLATADGGRGKGRLILKHYAELSGLAFREIITREDFALLRDEARQFDMILIDLPGLSGRTTLEEWSRLYGLDECPDLSIHLVMNPYYSKGQFERFMDKYKSEQLASVIWTKLDEACTFGSILNMAFAGGLPVSALSYGPGLKNSISPATEEMIWRLMFMRRLPDGNTQP; encoded by the coding sequence ATGAGAATGAAGACTTACCGGGCCGCCACGTCCACGGCCGCATTCGCCAAGGTCAAATCCGAACTCGGCGACGAGGCCGTGATCCTGTCCAACAAGACCGTCACCGAAAACGGCTGCAAATGCTGCGAGATCGTGGCCGCGGTGGACAACCAGCCCGCACGGCCCGCACGCCCGCAGCAAGATACCAAGGAAGGCGTGGTCGACGCCGCCCTGCGCGACTCGGTGGGCTGGCAGCGCGAGTGGAGCCAGATCAAAGGGCAGATCATGGCCCTGATGAAGCCGCAGATGGACCCGGCCCGCCTCTCGCCCAAGCAGCGCGTGGCCCTGGAGTACCTGGAGCGCGAGGAAGTGGACGAGCGCGTCCTGACCCACGTGTACTGCACCATGCGCGAAACCGAGAACTGCCCGGTCATGACCGCCCTGGACCCGCTGCTCAAGGCCACGCCGTTCACGTCCGGGACCTGGACCAACACCTTTCACGCCTTTGCCGGCCCCGGCGGGGCGGGCAAGACCTCGAGCCTGGTGCGCCTGGCCCTGCGCATGAAAAAGGAGCGTCCCGGCATGCGCCTGTGCCTTGCCACGGCCGACGGCGGCCGGGGCAAGGGACGCCTGATCCTCAAGCATTACGCCGAACTGAGCGGCCTGGCCTTCCGCGAGATCATCACCCGCGAGGACTTCGCCCTGCTCCGGGACGAGGCCCGGCAATTCGACATGATCCTCATCGACCTGCCCGGCCTGTCCGGCCGGACGACCCTGGAGGAATGGTCGCGGCTGTACGGCCTGGACGAGTGCCCGGACCTGTCCATCCACCTGGTCATGAACCCCTATTACAGCAAGGGCCAGTTCGAGCGGTTCATGGACAAATATAAAAGTGAACAACTAGCCAGCGTTATCTGGACGAAACTCGATGAAGCCTGTACATTCGGGTCAATATTGAACATGGCGTTCGCAGGCGGGCTGCCGGTGTCCGCGCTTTCCTACGGACCCGGCCTGAAAAACAGCATCAGCCCGGCCACGGAAGAGATGATCTGGCGACTGATGTTCATGCGCAGACTGCCCGACGGCAACACGCAACCCTAA
- the flhA gene encoding flagellar biosynthesis protein FlhA → MAQPSAKTVIPKIDYTKFAKQGDVLLAGGVVVILFVMLIPLPTPFIDFMLSVSISLGLVILVTSMFMTSPLEFSIFPSLLLVTTLLRLALNVATTRAILLHGDEGTSAAGSVIQSFGEFVVGGNYVIGIVIFMILFILNKTVIVTGTTRIAEVAARFTLDAMPGKQMAIEADLNAGLIDEEQATKQRENLRREADFYGAMDGAGKFVSGDVKAGLMITAINIIGGFLIGVLQKDMQWMDAAHTYTLLTIGDGLVATIPSLIISTSAGIIVSRAAAEAKMGEEFIGQLSFHHRALKLVSGILVIFGIVPGMPTIPFLTLAAIVFTVGQISSKQQHNLVVEQEEKEQGQPSTLDTPEEVQALLPLDQLELEVGYGLIPLVDEEQSGNLLSRIRSIRRQFALDMGVVVPSLHLRDNLQLKPGEYRVLIKGNPVASAELLIDHYLAMDPGDAKQRIEGVETVEPAFNLPAVWIPEAQKEEAMLAGYTVVDPSTVIATHLTEVFRRNLHEFLGRQETQELLDNLSKRAPKAVESLVPGVLSLGGVQKVLQGLVQENVSIRDLLTIVETLADYGVATQDPTQLTEYVRARMGRTIVKPYIGDNGVLPIITLNPQIDEILNGAMRPAEQGGYLALEPGVAQQIIQAINRSTEDAMVADGQPILLVTPQIRSQLAQLLTRFIPTLPVISQAEIPADVKIQSVATVEL, encoded by the coding sequence ATGGCCCAGCCTTCCGCCAAGACCGTAATTCCGAAAATAGACTACACCAAGTTCGCCAAACAGGGCGACGTGCTTCTCGCGGGCGGCGTGGTGGTCATCCTCTTCGTGATGCTCATCCCCCTGCCGACTCCGTTCATCGACTTCATGCTCTCGGTCTCCATCTCGCTCGGTCTGGTCATCCTGGTCACGTCCATGTTCATGACCTCGCCGCTCGAATTTTCCATCTTCCCATCGCTGCTGCTGGTCACCACCCTGCTCCGCCTGGCCCTGAACGTGGCCACCACCCGCGCCATCCTGCTGCACGGCGACGAGGGCACCTCGGCCGCGGGATCGGTCATCCAAAGTTTCGGCGAGTTCGTGGTCGGGGGCAACTACGTCATCGGCATCGTCATCTTCATGATTCTGTTCATCCTGAACAAGACCGTCATCGTCACCGGTACCACCCGCATCGCCGAGGTGGCCGCCCGATTCACCTTGGACGCCATGCCCGGCAAGCAGATGGCCATCGAGGCGGACCTCAACGCCGGGCTCATCGACGAGGAGCAGGCCACCAAGCAGCGCGAAAACCTGCGCCGCGAGGCCGACTTCTACGGTGCCATGGACGGTGCGGGCAAGTTCGTTTCCGGAGACGTCAAGGCAGGCCTGATGATCACGGCCATCAACATCATCGGCGGTTTCCTCATCGGCGTGCTGCAAAAGGACATGCAGTGGATGGACGCGGCCCACACCTACACCCTGCTGACCATCGGCGACGGCCTGGTGGCCACCATCCCCTCGCTGATCATCTCCACCTCGGCGGGCATCATCGTTTCCCGTGCGGCCGCCGAGGCCAAGATGGGCGAGGAATTCATCGGCCAACTCTCCTTCCACCATCGTGCGCTCAAGCTCGTGTCCGGCATCCTGGTCATCTTCGGCATCGTGCCGGGCATGCCGACCATCCCGTTCCTGACCCTGGCCGCCATAGTCTTCACCGTGGGCCAGATTTCCTCCAAACAACAGCACAACCTTGTCGTTGAGCAAGAGGAAAAGGAACAGGGGCAGCCTTCCACCCTGGACACCCCGGAAGAGGTTCAGGCCCTGCTTCCGCTGGACCAGCTGGAACTGGAGGTGGGTTACGGGCTCATCCCGCTGGTGGACGAGGAGCAAAGCGGCAACCTGCTCTCGCGTATCCGGTCCATCCGCCGCCAGTTCGCCCTGGACATGGGCGTGGTCGTCCCGTCCCTGCACCTGCGCGACAACCTCCAGCTCAAGCCGGGCGAATACCGCGTGCTCATCAAGGGCAACCCGGTGGCCAGCGCCGAGCTGCTCATCGACCACTACCTGGCCATGGACCCGGGCGACGCCAAGCAGCGCATCGAGGGCGTGGAGACCGTGGAACCCGCCTTCAATCTCCCGGCCGTATGGATTCCCGAGGCCCAGAAGGAGGAGGCAATGCTGGCGGGCTACACCGTGGTCGACCCGTCCACGGTCATCGCCACCCACCTGACCGAGGTCTTCCGGCGCAACCTGCACGAATTCCTCGGCCGCCAGGAGACCCAGGAACTGCTCGACAACTTGTCCAAACGCGCGCCCAAGGCCGTGGAATCCCTGGTGCCCGGAGTGCTCAGCCTCGGCGGGGTGCAGAAGGTCCTTCAGGGGCTGGTCCAGGAGAACGTGTCCATCCGCGACCTGCTGACCATCGTCGAGACCCTGGCCGACTACGGCGTGGCCACCCAGGACCCGACCCAGCTCACGGAATACGTCCGCGCCCGCATGGGCCGGACCATCGTCAAGCCGTATATCGGGGACAACGGGGTCCTGCCCATCATCACCCTGAACCCGCAGATCGACGAAATCCTGAACGGCGCCATGCGCCCGGCCGAACAGGGAGGCTATCTGGCCCTGGAACCGGGCGTGGCCCAACAGATCATCCAGGCCATCAACCGCTCCACCGAGGACGCCATGGTGGCCGACGGCCAGCCCATCCTGCTGGTCACCCCGCAGATCCGGTCGCAGCTGGCCCAGCTCCTGACCCGGTTCATCCCCACCCTGCCGGTCATCTCGCAGGCCGAGATTCCGGCGGACGTCAAAATTCAGTCGGTCGCAACCGTCGAACTCTAG
- the fliR gene encoding flagellar biosynthetic protein FliR — MDIFGFTPSDMLSYFLTLFRISVVLFLLPFFGGQSIPRTVKAALMLVLSMALWPQLSFPAAMMPTGWNIVIMFIGELLLGLILGMLVNFLFAAVQLGGQIIGFQMGFAMVNVVDPITGTSNAVSAHFLYMCTMLTFLVLNGHLYLLQAVGTTFQYIPPGTLLLQPELANDIFQFSNLMFTLAIKIAAPVMAALFLVDLALALISRAAPQMHVLVLGFPIKITVGFFFLGFIFSIMSLYVGDFLAGLNNMFENVMKFGTSVIP, encoded by the coding sequence ATGGATATCTTCGGCTTCACCCCGAGCGACATGCTCAGCTATTTCCTGACGCTGTTCCGGATCAGCGTCGTGCTCTTCCTGCTGCCCTTTTTCGGCGGGCAATCCATCCCCAGGACGGTCAAGGCCGCACTGATGCTGGTCCTGTCCATGGCGCTCTGGCCGCAGCTTTCCTTCCCGGCCGCAATGATGCCCACGGGCTGGAACATCGTCATCATGTTCATCGGCGAGCTGCTCCTCGGCCTGATCCTCGGCATGCTCGTCAATTTTCTGTTCGCCGCGGTCCAGCTGGGCGGCCAGATCATCGGTTTCCAGATGGGGTTCGCCATGGTCAACGTGGTCGACCCGATCACCGGCACCAGCAACGCGGTCTCTGCCCACTTCCTGTACATGTGCACCATGCTGACCTTTCTGGTCCTCAACGGCCACCTCTATCTGCTCCAGGCCGTGGGAACGACCTTCCAGTACATCCCGCCGGGCACCCTGCTGCTCCAGCCAGAATTGGCCAACGACATCTTCCAGTTCTCCAACCTGATGTTCACCCTGGCCATCAAGATCGCGGCCCCGGTCATGGCCGCCCTGTTCCTGGTGGACCTCGCCCTGGCCCTGATCTCGCGGGCCGCGCCCCAGATGCACGTGCTCGTCCTCGGTTTCCCCATCAAGATCACCGTGGGCTTCTTCTTCCTCGGCTTCATCTTCTCCATCATGTCCCTGTACGTGGGCGATTTCCTGGCCGGGTTGAACAACATGTTCGAAAACGTCATGAAATTCGGGACCTCCGTCATCCCGTAG